The stretch of DNA aaaataataagcgtcatgttaaatttgtcaaaattgaaaaaaaaaaatagtattccGTTTTCTCTGGCCATGTATATTATAATCAACAAGAATTTAATGggtaaaattaacatatttaatgttttaaaattttctccaCTGTTTTTAACTATTCCTTTGTactcaattttatatattattttcaccGAGAAATAACATTAATACTCTACTATATAAGTATCTTATAATTACATATAAGGGTATGGTTGTTAAAAAAAACAGCACACATacgtattaaaaaaaaaactgaatcaagaaaagttttgaaatagaAGAGGCTTTtaaacttcttcttttttctaaatatttcttGTACCAAGTAACGATATATAAAGTTATGAATCGCAGGAACGTCTTTGgattatagttttatttattttccacaTATTGCAGTTTATTTAGAACAAGCTTTACAAAGTTTGGCATAGAGTGGGAATGCCATAAAATTTTGACATCAAGTAAATACACACATTCACACATTCAAAGGTGATTCAACCATCAGCAGCAAGCAGCAAGAAAAATCCAGAAACAGCTTTGTTTTGAGGCctcacaacacaacacaactaTCGTGGTTTCTCCTTCTCATCAATATCCAGAATCCCCTTTCTCATCATTGCCACAAACTCCTGGTAATTTATTTTCCCATCCTGCAAATGGAAACCTCAACCATTAGTCCCTACCATTACATCATAATAACACAACGTTTTAAGATAACCTATGTATTTAACATCGTACGTTATCAGTATCCACATCATCGATCACTTCATCTATAGTTGCCTCATCTCCCATCTGATATTCGGTCAATGCTTGTCTAAGCTCTTCTCTTGTTATATATCTGATCAAATTCACCAAAAACCATAGAAAATACGCAATTCAAATACACTAATAATGTACTAAAGTTaaacagatcaaaatcaaaGTAATGAACTTCATACTGACCCACTGTTATCCTTGTCAAAGTATTGAAAAGCCTTAAACAGATTCTCTTCCTTCTCCAGTTTATGCCGGTTTATAGTGGCAGTGATGAACTCTTGATAGTCAATAGTTCCACTCTTGTCAACATCGGCCTGTTAAGGAAAAATCATGTATCATTGTTTGTTATGTCTTGATGGAtaagaaaaagtatatattttgaaaagattaTTAATTCGTATGAGACTGAGCTTACAGCTTCCATTAGCTGCTTTATTTCATATTCACTGAGCTTGGATCCCAATTTGGTCAATCCAGATTTGAGTTCCTCGTATGTGATTGTGCCACTGCGATCAGTGTCCATATTGTTGAACATTTGTTTCAAGCCCTTGATTTCCTCCTCTGAAAGGTTTTCTGCTATAACCtttcatataataaaacaaCCAAATTCTATTACTACAACAATAGTCACTTCTACTTTCTACCTTCTCATTCTATGTTTGTTGTGGCAAGCAAGTGCAACAGTAACAGACttttatatttgattcaaatttgAGGTACCTTGAGAGCAAGTTTCTTCATCTTGTTCATTGCTCTGAACTGTTTCATCCTAGTTAAAACAGCATTGTCTATAGGCTTGTCAGATGCTTCACCACCCTCCTTCATCCACGGGTGTTCTGGTTCAAATGAGTAAATCGAAAAACCATGAGAATGCGAGTGGCTAAAACAGAAAATGCAGCAGTGACATTACTTACCAAGGGCTTCAGCAGCTGTAATGCGTTTCTTGGGGTCATGGTTCAACATTTTCCTGATCAAATCCTTTGCAGCAGCTGAGATAGAAGGCCATGGTGCGCTCTCCAGATCAAGCTTTCCTTCCAAAATTGCATCAAATATACCCTTCTCGCTTTCTAAAATTCTCCCACAGATAATGTTACTACAGCAATCAACAATACTAAAACAATGTACCTTTTTCACAGAGTCAGAAATTATACTTACCAGCCCAAAATGGAGGAACTCCACTTAGAAGGATGTATAAAATTATTCCCGCACTCCACACATCTATTTCTTTTCCATAACTCCTCTTTAACACCTCTGGAGCCACATAGTAAGCACTTCCAACAATCTCCTTGTACACTTTATCTGTAGAATTGCATATTGTTTAGTACACTCCAATTAATAGATTCTCACacacaaatttcaaaatgtaaCTCTTGTCAAACATGTACTTTTAAATACAGAATATCATTTTTACTGGCTCAATCTGAATCACATAACCCAAAGGTGACTTCACCTcttgtctattttttttgttttttttctgttgCTCCTTTTTATAATGTCCCCTTTAATAATGGGAAACCGTTTACTCGGTTGACTTGTCTTGTCATTATCACATTGGAGATGGATGGTTTACTTGGTTGACTCCATGTGTCTTGACTcagtcttcttcttcctctaccTATTGTGTTACGGCaattattactttttcatttataCGTACACAAACTCACACGGCAACGTTTG from Vigna unguiculata cultivar IT97K-499-35 chromosome 8, ASM411807v1, whole genome shotgun sequence encodes:
- the LOC114194320 gene encoding calcium-dependent protein kinase 29-like isoform X2; the protein is MGLGLFKALFCCSKARQIEIEESWESSPEHSSKEDSGKRKSVDGVVEKKRSTPQSGAILGKPYVKIEQMYEMKKELGSGQWGVTYLCVEKMTQREYACKSIAKTKLVSAQEIEDVRREVMILQHLSGQPNIVEFRGAYEDRNHVHLVMELCSGGELFDRIIAKGNYSEREAATVMRQIVNVVHVCHFMGVMHRDLKPENFLLATNTDDAAVKATDFGLSIFIEEDKVYKEIVGSAYYVAPEVLKRSYGKEIDVWSAGIILYILLSGVPPFWAESEKGIFDAILEGKLDLESAPWPSISAAAKDLIRKMLNHDPKKRITAAEALEHPWMKEGGEASDKPIDNAVLTRMKQFRAMNKMKKLALKVIAENLSEEEIKGLKQMFNNMDTDRSGTITYEELKSGLTKLGSKLSEYEIKQLMEAADVDKSGTIDYQEFITATINRHKLEKEENLFKAFQYFDKDNSGYITREELRQALTEYQMGDEATIDEVIDDVDTDNDGKINYQEFVAMMRKGILDIDEKEKPR
- the LOC114194320 gene encoding calcium-dependent protein kinase 29-like isoform X1, producing the protein MGHCFSKPRSNEIAINYDSPPHHRYEPRPHPRPRRPQNQPHLRPRYPYSAPNSDPSLSIGPSSSFGDQSRILDKPYFDMKTLYAVERELGRGQFGITRLCTEKTTGRKYACKSIPKRRLTKKKQIDDVKREILILQHLSGQPNIVEFKGAYEDWQNVHLVMELCLGGELFDRITAKGSYSESEAASIFRQIVNVVHACHFMGVMHRDLKPENFLLVSKDPKAPLKATDFGLSVFIEEDKVYKEIVGSAYYVAPEVLKRSYGKEIDVWSAGIILYILLSGVPPFWAESEKGIFDAILEGKLDLESAPWPSISAAAKDLIRKMLNHDPKKRITAAEALEHPWMKEGGEASDKPIDNAVLTRMKQFRAMNKMKKLALKVIAENLSEEEIKGLKQMFNNMDTDRSGTITYEELKSGLTKLGSKLSEYEIKQLMEAADVDKSGTIDYQEFITATINRHKLEKEENLFKAFQYFDKDNSGYITREELRQALTEYQMGDEATIDEVIDDVDTDNDGKINYQEFVAMMRKGILDIDEKEKPR